From Nicotiana tabacum cultivar K326 chromosome 20, ASM71507v2, whole genome shotgun sequence, one genomic window encodes:
- the LOC107813721 gene encoding lipid phosphate phosphatase 2-like translates to MGWKDKIKTVFQGNRNEIELGCGHTIKSHGASVARIHMHDWIILLLLVVIEIVLYIIGPFHRFVGKDMMTDLKYPMKDNTVPVWSVPLYAIILPIIIFVLIYLRRRDVYDLHHSILGLLFAILITAVLTDAIKNAVGRPRPDFFWRCFPDGKDVYDQWGDVICHGKESDIKEGHKSFPSGHTSWSFAGLGFLSLYLAGKIKAFDRRGHVAKLCIVILPLLMACLVGVSRVDDYWHHWQDVFAGGLIGLVVATLCYLQFFPAPYHTEGWGPYAYFRALEEFRSSTQHVHPTNGGLEVERPEVQLNQRSGTNSNPFEDVEYGRM, encoded by the exons GGCAATAGAAATGAGATTGAGCTCGGATGCGGACATACTATTAAGTCTCATGGAGCATCAGTTGCAAGAATTCACATGCATGACTGGATTATATTGTTGCTGCTCGTAGTCATAGAGATAGTCCTTTATATCATCGGTCCATTTCATCGTTTTGTTGGAAAGGATATGATGACAGATCTGAAGTATCCCATGAAAGATAATACAGTCCCAGTGTGGTCTGTTCCT CTATATGCAATTATATTGCCTATTATCATCTTTGTTCTCATCTATCTGAGGAGGAGGGACGTCTACGATCTGCACCACAGCATTCTAG GCCTCTTATTTGCCATACTAATTACGGCTGTACTCACGGATGCCATCAAGAATGCAGTAGGCCGTCCTCGACCAGACTTTTTCTGGCGTTGTTTTCCTGATGGTAAAGAT GTTTATGATCAGTGGGGAGACGTGATATGTCATGGTAAAGAAAGTGATATAAAGGAAGGACATAAGAGCTTTCCAAGCGGGCATACCTCAT GGTCATTTGCTGGTCTTGGGTTTCTATCATTGTATTTGGCAGGGAAGATTAAAGCATTTGATCGTCGAGGACATGTAGCAAAACTATGTATAGTTATTCTTCCTCTCCTAATGGCATGTCTTGTCGGGGTTTCACGCGTGGATGACTACTGGCATCATTGGCAAGACGTGTTTGCCGGAGGATTGATAG GCCTTGTTGTCGCGACACTCTGTTACCTGCAGTTCTTCCCAGCTCCATACCATACAGAAG GATGGGGACCATATGCATATTTCCGGGCATTGGAGGAGTTCCGCAGTAGCACGCAACATGTCCACCCTACTAACGGAGGATTAGAGGTAGAGCGCCCGGAGGTACAACTGAATCAGCGATCCGGTACAAATTCCAACCCTTTTGAGGATGTGGAGTACGGCAGAATGTGA